The following are encoded in a window of Ruminiclostridium herbifermentans genomic DNA:
- a CDS encoding RDD family protein yields the protein MSIENSGFKENLSVLKDEELRKIIYSESNEYEQEAIDKARSELFSREAGHLWESDNIILKDLLRYAEYEEIIYSFLKLFPEENDTLEEYYKLIDNLINAEVQAENTDASNISIIIDDTSKNFANKNWNVFGKEDNSKDEICLDYFYPTEWLGFKVKKEQLQKFGIETYIAYCLRAMTAMGFSKDEIQENFKCLEKRENIKNLQTLYPQMTDDKSGLFIMDGLPKAKHYFIDDEETNTALVRPWVRYLARYIDFSIWGNLVFISWSILSPITYKNYLLQSLWIKSLVIILIYILWIFIEALLLSKFGYTLGKWILKAKVTSKNGERLTYLKALKRTGKVLVYGCALKFPFLCSIAYIISYNALINNGITKWDREEDTIVNHSEYSTFRGIIAVFLVLLFVLSS from the coding sequence ATGTCTATTGAAAATAGTGGATTTAAAGAAAATTTGTCAGTTTTGAAAGATGAAGAATTGAGGAAAATTATCTATTCTGAAAGTAATGAGTATGAGCAAGAAGCAATAGATAAAGCAAGAAGCGAACTGTTTAGCAGAGAGGCTGGTCATCTTTGGGAGAGTGATAACATAATTTTGAAGGATTTATTAAGATACGCTGAATATGAAGAGATAATATACTCTTTTTTGAAATTATTTCCCGAGGAAAATGACACACTAGAGGAGTATTATAAATTAATTGATAATCTTATAAATGCTGAGGTACAGGCAGAAAACACTGATGCTTCAAATATTAGCATTATAATAGATGACACGAGTAAGAATTTTGCAAATAAAAACTGGAACGTATTTGGCAAAGAAGATAACTCTAAAGATGAAATCTGTTTAGACTACTTTTATCCAACAGAATGGCTGGGTTTTAAGGTTAAAAAAGAACAGCTTCAAAAGTTTGGTATTGAGACATATATCGCGTACTGCTTGAGAGCAATGACTGCAATGGGGTTCAGTAAGGATGAAATTCAAGAAAACTTTAAATGTTTAGAGAAGAGAGAAAACATCAAAAATCTTCAAACATTATATCCCCAAATGACTGATGATAAAAGTGGACTTTTTATAATGGATGGTTTGCCAAAAGCAAAGCATTATTTTATAGATGACGAGGAAACAAATACTGCGCTAGTTAGACCTTGGGTACGTTACCTTGCTAGATATATTGATTTTAGTATCTGGGGAAATCTAGTGTTCATATCTTGGTCAATATTATCACCTATTACTTATAAAAATTACTTATTGCAGAGTTTATGGATTAAGTCATTAGTAATTATATTGATTTATATTTTATGGATATTTATAGAAGCTTTATTATTATCTAAATTTGGATATACTCTAGGTAAATGGATACTAAAGGCTAAAGTAACAAGCAAAAATGGTGAAAGACTTACATATTTAAAGGCACTAAAAAGAACTGGAAAAGTACTAGTATACGGATGTGCGTTAAAATTTCCATTTTTATGTTCAATTGCATATATTATTTCATACAACGCATTGATAAATAACGGAATAACAAAATGGGATAGAGAAGAGGACACTATTGTAAATCATAGCGAATATTCAACATTCAGGGGTATAATAGCTGTTTTTTTAGTATTGCTATTTGTCTTATCTTCCTAA
- a CDS encoding ATP-binding protein, with protein MNRDIHNIIIREYERRQKKAADIAQQHKEEIYSKIPRLQEIDNQINQLGIKYNKLILMAKGDAAELSLELTNRIEQLNKEKNCLLEINGINIEYLKPQYQCIKCSDTGYMYDSGEYKHCSCYKQQMISHLFSVSNISYAGHECFENFNELIYPDEVNPDKYGIPISPRENINNIKEKCLEFTKNIDNPNQKNLFFSGRTGVGKTFLSFCIARELLNQGRTVLYLSAPMLFDTITEYKMKAFKDDNFNDDKYQSIFSVELLIIDDLGTEALSDARYAELLNILNTRQTRDFESACKTIISTNMGAKKLFELYSERVVSRINGLFDRLLLAGKDIRSLK; from the coding sequence ATGAACAGAGATATTCATAATATAATTATCAGAGAATATGAGAGAAGACAAAAGAAAGCAGCTGATATTGCACAGCAGCATAAGGAAGAAATATATTCAAAAATACCTCGTCTCCAAGAAATAGATAACCAAATTAATCAATTGGGTATTAAATACAATAAATTAATTCTAATGGCTAAAGGTGACGCTGCTGAGCTTTCCTTAGAGCTAACTAATAGAATTGAGCAGCTTAATAAAGAAAAAAACTGCCTTTTAGAAATAAATGGTATTAACATTGAGTATCTTAAACCTCAATATCAGTGCATTAAATGCTCTGATACAGGTTATATGTATGATTCAGGCGAATATAAGCACTGTTCCTGTTACAAGCAACAGATGATTAGTCATTTGTTTTCAGTTTCCAATATTTCTTATGCAGGGCATGAGTGCTTCGAGAATTTTAATGAATTAATATACCCTGACGAAGTCAATCCTGATAAGTATGGAATACCAATATCCCCCCGTGAAAATATAAATAATATAAAAGAGAAGTGCCTTGAATTTACCAAAAATATAGATAATCCAAACCAGAAAAACCTATTCTTTAGTGGGCGAACTGGTGTGGGTAAAACTTTTTTGTCCTTTTGTATTGCCAGAGAACTGCTTAATCAAGGCAGAACTGTGCTATATTTATCAGCACCTATGCTTTTTGATACTATAACTGAATATAAAATGAAAGCTTTTAAAGATGATAATTTTAATGATGATAAATACCAAAGTATTTTTTCTGTAGAATTGCTTATAATTGATGACCTTGGCACCGAAGCCTTGAGCGATGCTAGATATGCAGAACTTTTAAATATTCTAAATACTCGGCAGACGCGAGACTTTGAATCTGCTTGTAAGACTATTATATCAACAAATATGGGGGCAAAAAAACTATTTGAGCTATACTCAGAACGTGTAGTTTCTAGAATAAATGGGCTTTTTGACAGACTTTTACTTGCTGGTAAAGATATTCGTAGTCTAAAATAA
- a CDS encoding ABC transporter permease, whose translation MKRYIIKRLLTSILTLWIMFTLTFFLMHFIPGSPFIGDKKMTPEILANLEAKHGLDKPLIVQYGIYLKNALVGDLGQSITLIGQDVTTIIARKFPYSVRLGLFSGVIAILMGTFLGVISALRKNTSLDRIIMLIVTIGIAVPSFVVATVGMIVFGVQLKWLPTISYLDSLKSYILPGFALSFFPLSYITRIMRSSMLDVINQDYIRTARAKGLSERVVIFKHGLRNGILPVVTYVGPMLAGILTGSFVIESVFSIPGLGSSFVTSITARDYPTVMGVTIFFGAFLILMNFIVDILYRFVDPRIKIIN comes from the coding sequence ATGAAAAGATACATCATAAAACGGTTACTTACATCAATTTTAACACTATGGATTATGTTTACACTTACTTTCTTTCTAATGCACTTTATACCTGGCAGTCCCTTCATTGGTGATAAAAAGATGACACCAGAAATACTTGCTAATCTAGAAGCAAAGCATGGGTTGGATAAGCCTCTTATTGTTCAATACGGTATATATCTCAAAAATGCATTAGTTGGAGATTTGGGGCAGTCCATTACTCTTATTGGTCAAGATGTAACTACTATTATCGCAAGAAAATTTCCGTACTCAGTTAGGTTAGGACTTTTTTCAGGTGTAATAGCAATATTAATGGGTACTTTTTTAGGAGTTATTAGTGCTCTTAGGAAAAATACAAGCCTAGATAGAATAATTATGCTTATTGTAACAATAGGTATTGCTGTTCCAAGCTTTGTTGTAGCCACAGTAGGTATGATAGTATTTGGTGTTCAATTAAAATGGTTGCCAACTATAAGCTACTTAGATTCATTAAAAAGTTATATTCTTCCGGGATTTGCTCTTTCCTTTTTCCCGCTAAGTTATATAACAAGAATAATGCGTTCGTCTATGCTAGATGTTATAAATCAAGATTATATCAGAACAGCTAGAGCAAAAGGGCTATCTGAAAGGGTTGTTATTTTCAAACATGGCCTAAGAAATGGCATCCTCCCTGTTGTGACTTATGTAGGTCCTATGTTAGCTGGTATATTGACTGGTTCTTTTGTTATTGAGTCTGTTTTCTCAATCCCAGGTTTAGGCAGTTCATTTGTTACTAGCATAACAGCTAGAGATTATCCTACAGTAATGGGTGTAACAATATTTTTTGGTGCATTCCTAATTCTGATGAATTTTATAGTAGATATACTTTACAGATTTGTTGATCCAAGAATCAAAATAATTAATTAA
- a CDS encoding ABC transporter ATP-binding protein, with amino-acid sequence MNNNNKLLEIKDLEVSFFTPAGEVKAVNGISYSLEPGKVLGIVGESGSGKSVSSYSIIGLIDKPGKIIGGSITFEGKDIPTMTKSEKLKFAGNDVAMIFQDPMTSLNPVFTIGNQIAESIRHKYGNLKKEEIKKRSIELLSLVGINEPERRLSQYPHEFSGGMRQRAMIAMALAGSPKILIADEPTTALDVTIQAQILELLKDIQKKTGMAIVLITHDLGIVADMADDIIVMYGGKIVEQGTVYNIFHNPLHPYTKGLIRSLPDLNTKGSKLIPIPGNPIDLLHLPKGCPFAPRCEYCMKVCINHMPANYEEADGHTALCWLLDERAKANVEVTK; translated from the coding sequence ATGAATAATAATAACAAATTACTTGAAATAAAAGATTTAGAAGTATCATTTTTTACGCCTGCTGGTGAGGTTAAAGCTGTTAATGGAATTAGCTATTCCCTTGAACCTGGAAAAGTTCTTGGAATAGTTGGTGAATCCGGTTCTGGAAAGAGTGTGTCCTCTTATTCCATTATAGGACTTATAGATAAACCTGGTAAAATAATTGGCGGAAGTATTACTTTTGAAGGTAAGGATATTCCTACCATGACTAAATCTGAAAAACTGAAATTTGCTGGAAATGACGTCGCAATGATATTTCAGGACCCTATGACTAGCTTGAATCCAGTATTCACAATCGGCAATCAGATTGCCGAGTCAATACGTCACAAGTATGGTAATTTAAAAAAAGAAGAAATCAAGAAGCGTTCTATTGAATTGCTTTCCCTTGTAGGAATTAATGAGCCTGAAAGACGATTGTCACAATATCCTCACGAATTTTCTGGAGGCATGAGGCAAAGAGCAATGATTGCTATGGCTTTAGCTGGCTCACCAAAAATATTAATTGCTGATGAGCCTACAACTGCACTTGATGTAACTATTCAAGCGCAAATACTTGAGTTACTAAAAGATATACAGAAGAAAACAGGTATGGCAATAGTACTTATTACTCATGATTTAGGCATTGTTGCTGATATGGCTGACGATATCATTGTAATGTATGGTGGTAAAATTGTAGAGCAAGGCACTGTATATAACATATTTCACAATCCTCTTCATCCATATACAAAAGGCTTAATAAGGTCTTTGCCAGATTTAAATACTAAAGGTTCAAAACTTATTCCTATTCCAGGAAATCCAATTGATCTGCTTCATTTGCCTAAAGGCTGCCCATTTGCACCTAGGTGTGAATATTGTATGAAGGTTTGTATTAACCATATGCCTGCTAATTACGAAGAAGCTGATGGACACACTGCTTTGTGCTGGCTGCTAGATGAAAGAGCAAAAGCCAATGTGGAGGTAACAAAATGA
- a CDS encoding ABC transporter permease: MLDTNNTYDIEKELFLPATDEEKATIETMRPSISYWRDAWNRLKANKVAMGGLVVIILIFIAAILGPILSPYSYDQINKGCENLAPNSQFIFGTDSLGRDLFTRTMIGARISLSVGLVAAAMISVIGIIYGAVSGFFGGWVDIVMMRIVDVIYSIPTILIVILLQVVLKSPIEKFVNSGNAPTFVSGLGVGLISIFVVLALLYWVDMARIVRGQVLTIKEQEYVMAAKVLGANNKSIIFKHLIPNCIGQIIVIATLKIPEAIFAESFLSFIGLGVSSPMASLGSLSQSALKGIYSYPYMLIFPAATISLIILSFNLFGDGLRDALDPRMKNK, from the coding sequence ATGTTAGATACAAACAATACTTATGATATAGAAAAAGAATTATTTTTACCAGCCACGGATGAGGAGAAAGCTACAATTGAAACCATGCGCCCATCAATTAGCTATTGGAGAGATGCATGGAATAGATTAAAAGCCAACAAAGTCGCTATGGGTGGTCTGGTTGTTATTATATTAATTTTTATTGCTGCTATCTTGGGCCCAATTTTATCCCCTTATTCGTATGACCAAATAAATAAAGGCTGCGAGAATTTAGCACCAAATTCACAATTTATTTTTGGAACTGATAGTCTAGGAAGAGACTTGTTTACCAGAACAATGATAGGAGCTCGAATTTCCCTTTCCGTTGGACTTGTAGCTGCAGCTATGATATCTGTCATAGGAATCATATATGGGGCTGTTTCAGGTTTTTTTGGAGGTTGGGTTGACATTGTTATGATGAGAATTGTAGATGTAATATATTCAATACCAACGATTCTTATTGTTATTTTGTTACAGGTAGTATTAAAATCTCCTATTGAGAAATTTGTTAATTCCGGTAATGCCCCCACCTTTGTGAGTGGTTTAGGCGTTGGTTTGATTAGTATATTTGTTGTATTAGCACTTTTATACTGGGTTGATATGGCTAGAATTGTAAGAGGTCAAGTTTTAACTATTAAAGAACAAGAATATGTAATGGCAGCAAAAGTTTTAGGAGCTAATAATAAATCTATTATATTTAAGCATCTTATACCTAACTGTATAGGACAAATTATAGTAATTGCCACTCTAAAAATACCAGAGGCAATATTTGCAGAATCATTTTTAAGCTTTATAGGGCTTGGTGTATCATCCCCTATGGCTTCTCTTGGTTCTCTTTCACAGTCTGCTCTCAAAGGAATTTATTCATATCCTTATATGCTTATTTTCCCAGCAGCCACAATAAGTTTAATTATTTTGTCCTTCAATCTTTTTGGTGATGGACTTAGAGATGCTTTAGATCCTCGAATGAAAAATAAATAA
- a CDS encoding type II CAAX endopeptidase family protein, with amino-acid sequence MENNINEKLVDSHSAEKNKKFPGPIAAGVFFSLTAILLTYGGIFLPIENDYLRSGLGEVLFVLVPALIFLIIGRYDIKNTLQLRRTKPINYLIVPLLMIFALPIVAVVNAMSLGIIRLVFGRTLPIEQLKVLDVPTLFIALLVVGVSAAVCEETLFRGLISKGYEKYGVIISLFITSILFGILHRDLQKSLGLILIGGLIGFIVYKTKSIYTGMVAHFTNNAIVVFMLFSTSGKLEEMEKLGITQLDNFDFSSIPRVILIISIIIYFMIFLGCTSVFAALMYAFCRVNKDEIISGNYTTISNYTGEDYISGSILQNDLEANSNGIGQAGYNSTQGDPAISEIEQTFIYDKASRKKLSLAGFISVLPGLILVFLIFAGQLLELLNVDSGMLYDLLEALWIIRPN; translated from the coding sequence GTGGAAAACAACATCAATGAGAAGTTAGTAGACAGCCATAGTGCAGAAAAAAATAAAAAATTTCCTGGTCCAATAGCTGCAGGTGTATTTTTTTCATTAACAGCAATTCTTTTAACATATGGAGGTATATTTTTACCCATTGAAAATGACTATTTAAGAAGTGGGTTAGGTGAAGTTTTATTCGTATTGGTACCAGCGCTAATTTTTTTGATTATTGGAAGGTATGATATTAAGAATACTTTACAATTGAGAAGAACAAAACCAATTAATTACTTGATAGTTCCTTTATTAATGATTTTTGCTTTACCAATTGTGGCAGTAGTAAATGCTATGTCGTTAGGAATAATAAGGCTAGTATTTGGAAGAACACTTCCAATTGAGCAGCTAAAAGTATTAGATGTTCCGACTCTTTTTATTGCTTTATTAGTAGTTGGTGTTTCTGCAGCGGTATGTGAGGAAACCTTATTCAGAGGTCTGATAAGCAAAGGTTATGAAAAATATGGTGTCATAATTTCATTATTTATAACCTCTATTTTATTTGGTATTTTGCATAGGGATTTACAAAAAAGCCTAGGTTTAATTTTAATTGGGGGATTAATAGGTTTTATTGTATATAAAACAAAAAGTATATATACAGGTATGGTAGCCCATTTTACTAATAATGCAATAGTAGTGTTCATGCTATTTTCAACTTCAGGCAAACTAGAGGAAATGGAGAAGCTGGGAATTACGCAGTTAGATAATTTTGATTTTTCAAGTATACCAAGGGTAATATTGATAATTTCGATAATAATTTATTTTATGATTTTTTTAGGATGTACTTCTGTATTTGCAGCATTAATGTATGCATTCTGCAGAGTCAATAAGGATGAAATAATATCTGGAAATTATACAACTATATCTAATTATACAGGTGAAGATTATATATCAGGAAGTATTCTTCAGAATGATTTAGAAGCTAACAGTAACGGAATAGGGCAAGCAGGATATAATTCAACGCAAGGTGATCCTGCGATAAGTGAAATAGAGCAGACTTTTATTTATGACAAGGCAAGTAGAAAAAAGTTAAGTCTAGCTGGATTTATCTCTGTCCTTCCGGGACTAATATTAGTTTTTCTTATATTTGCGGGTCAATTATTAGAACTTTTGAATGTTGACAGCGGGATGCTATATGATTTATTAGAAGCTTTATGGATAATTCGTCCTAACTAG
- a CDS encoding ABC transporter ATP-binding protein: protein MTNKKILIEVRNLKQYFSINNHLGEKSFVKAVDDVTFNIYKGETVGLVGESGSGKTTLGRSILRIYEPTSGQIKFDGVDITNFNRKKLLPYRKKMQYIFQDPYASLNPRMTVSDIIGEPIDIHNLASSKKERADKIRELMSLVGLNTEHASRYAHEFSGGQRQRIGIARAIAVEPEFIVCDEPVSALDVSIRAQIINTLEEMQDRLKLTYLFISHDLGVVRHTCDRVGVMYLGHLVELVETEELYKNPLHPYTQALLTAIPEPDPDSAKKRNRIILSGEIPSPVNPPSGCTFRTRCPYAKDICAKKEPHLTDYGNGHFASCHFAGKLKEISK from the coding sequence ATGACAAATAAGAAAATCTTAATTGAAGTACGTAATTTAAAGCAATATTTTAGCATAAACAATCATCTGGGAGAAAAATCCTTTGTAAAAGCAGTAGATGATGTGACTTTTAATATATATAAAGGTGAAACAGTTGGTTTAGTTGGTGAATCTGGTTCTGGAAAAACAACGTTGGGTCGTTCAATTCTTAGAATTTATGAACCTACTAGTGGTCAAATAAAATTTGATGGCGTAGATATTACAAATTTTAATAGAAAAAAGCTTTTGCCATATAGAAAAAAAATGCAATATATATTTCAGGATCCATATGCATCCTTAAATCCTAGAATGACGGTTTCTGATATTATAGGAGAACCTATAGATATACACAATCTAGCAAGTTCAAAAAAAGAGCGAGCTGATAAAATTCGAGAACTAATGAGTCTTGTTGGTTTAAATACTGAACATGCATCACGTTATGCCCATGAGTTTTCTGGTGGTCAACGCCAGCGAATCGGTATTGCACGTGCTATTGCAGTAGAACCAGAGTTTATTGTTTGTGATGAACCAGTTTCTGCTTTAGATGTTTCTATAAGAGCTCAGATAATAAACACTCTTGAAGAAATGCAGGATAGATTAAAGCTTACCTATTTGTTTATTTCTCATGATTTAGGTGTGGTAAGACATACCTGTGATAGAGTAGGCGTTATGTATTTAGGGCATTTAGTGGAATTAGTTGAGACTGAAGAACTATATAAGAACCCTCTCCATCCTTATACACAAGCATTACTCACAGCAATACCAGAACCTGACCCTGATTCTGCAAAAAAACGCAACAGGATTATTTTATCTGGAGAAATACCCTCACCAGTTAATCCTCCATCAGGATGTACATTTAGAACAAGATGCCCATATGCAAAGGATATATGTGCTAAAAAGGAACCCCATCTTACTGACTACGGTAATGGGCACTTCGCATCATGCCACTTTGCGGGTAAGCTTAAGGAAATATCTAAATAG
- a CDS encoding peptide ABC transporter substrate-binding protein — translation MKRIVALIVLLAISLTMISGCGGETTTSSSKAIAASIGAEPKTLDPSLNNALDGGTYINCAFEGLTTYDKNSKVVPGVAEKWEVSADGTVYTFHIRSDAKWSDGKDVTAKDFVFSWQRAVDPKTAADYAYYLYFVKNGEAINGGEADISTLGVKAIDDKTLEVTLEAPCPFFTEIVAFPTLVPLREDIVSANSEKWSLDPKTYIGNGPYVLTSWEHDSKLIFEKSDNYWGKKDVVAEKIEWFLMNDPNAMLGAFKNGQILLANAIPTEEYEAEKSAGNLQILPMLGTYYLDLVNTKAPFDNPKVRRAVSLAIDRNYIVEKVTKGGQLPASGYVPYGITDVNPSPDFRTVGGDFYSVKPEDLDKNIAEAKALLAEAGYPDGKGFPKVTFGVNTGSNHEIIAEAIQQMLKTNLGIEVEIQAQEWNVFQQSRKDAVFNINRNGWIGDYMDPSTFLDMFTTNNGQNNSKYSNPNYDNAIKAARTETDNAKRIQLFHDAEKILMDDMGIVPIYFYTNPLEISKNLQDYVVTPLGFIYLRWAYTK, via the coding sequence ATGAAAAGAATTGTAGCATTAATAGTTTTACTAGCGATTTCCTTAACTATGATTTCAGGTTGTGGAGGCGAAACAACAACTTCTAGTTCAAAGGCAATAGCAGCATCAATTGGTGCAGAGCCAAAAACTCTAGACCCATCTCTTAATAACGCTCTTGACGGAGGCACATATATTAACTGTGCTTTTGAAGGTTTAACAACCTATGACAAAAATTCAAAGGTTGTACCTGGAGTTGCTGAAAAATGGGAAGTAAGTGCTGATGGTACAGTTTACACCTTCCACATTCGTAGTGATGCAAAATGGTCAGACGGCAAGGATGTAACAGCCAAAGACTTTGTTTTCTCATGGCAAAGAGCAGTAGATCCAAAAACTGCAGCTGACTATGCGTACTATTTATATTTCGTAAAGAATGGTGAAGCCATTAATGGAGGCGAAGCCGATATTAGCACTCTTGGAGTTAAAGCTATAGATGATAAAACTCTAGAGGTAACACTTGAAGCTCCTTGCCCATTTTTTACTGAAATAGTTGCCTTTCCTACTCTTGTTCCTTTAAGAGAGGATATTGTTTCTGCAAACTCTGAAAAATGGTCTCTAGACCCTAAAACTTATATTGGTAACGGCCCTTATGTCCTTACAAGCTGGGAGCATGATTCTAAACTAATATTTGAAAAAAGTGATAATTACTGGGGCAAAAAGGATGTAGTAGCAGAAAAAATTGAGTGGTTCTTAATGAATGACCCAAATGCAATGCTTGGTGCATTTAAGAACGGTCAGATTTTACTAGCAAATGCTATTCCTACAGAAGAATATGAGGCTGAAAAATCTGCTGGAAACCTTCAAATTCTACCTATGCTTGGAACATATTACTTGGATTTGGTAAATACTAAAGCACCATTTGATAATCCAAAAGTAAGACGAGCTGTATCCCTTGCTATTGATAGAAACTATATAGTTGAAAAGGTTACTAAGGGTGGTCAGTTACCTGCCTCTGGATATGTGCCATATGGTATCACAGATGTAAATCCATCACCGGACTTCCGTACTGTAGGAGGAGATTTCTACTCAGTTAAGCCCGAAGATCTTGATAAAAATATTGCTGAAGCAAAGGCTCTATTGGCTGAAGCAGGATATCCTGATGGAAAAGGATTCCCTAAGGTTACTTTTGGTGTTAACACAGGAAGTAACCATGAAATCATTGCCGAAGCTATACAGCAAATGCTAAAAACTAATCTCGGAATTGAAGTAGAAATTCAAGCACAGGAATGGAATGTATTCCAGCAATCCAGAAAAGATGCTGTATTTAATATTAACCGTAATGGTTGGATTGGGGATTATATGGATCCTTCAACCTTCTTAGATATGTTTACTACTAATAACGGCCAGAATAATTCTAAGTATAGCAATCCTAATTATGATAATGCTATCAAAGCTGCAAGAACAGAAACAGATAATGCTAAACGTATTCAGTTATTCCATGATGCCGAAAAAATATTAATGGATGATATGGGTATAGTACCTATATACTTCTATACTAATCCGTTAGAAATCTCAAAGAATTTACAGGATTATGTTGTAACTCCACTTGGATTTATATACTTGAGATGGGCATACACCAAATAA
- a CDS encoding DUF3892 domain-containing protein: MNSENKIVKVKKNEQGAVTEVMFENGRVCPLNFAILMARNGGLDGFNVVRGKNGGEYLSADPNSDVEDLNNLPRFK; the protein is encoded by the coding sequence ATGAATAGCGAAAACAAAATTGTAAAGGTAAAGAAGAATGAGCAAGGTGCTGTTACTGAAGTAATGTTTGAGAATGGTCGTGTTTGTCCCTTGAATTTTGCAATACTAATGGCAAGGAATGGCGGTCTTGACGGGTTTAATGTAGTTAGAGGTAAAAACGGCGGTGAATATCTCAGCGCTGACCCAAATTCTGATGTTGAAGACTTAAATAATTTGCCTAGGTTTAAATAA
- a CDS encoding DnaD domain protein encodes MYFEDFKPLLYSDTSVPDIFISQYMPSMDSNSVKVYLYMLFLCKHNKKATTDEIAKTLNLTNDEVKASLTSLDNLEVISWIEDKIQILDLKDAEVKRIYKLKSVSSPEQANENFEKNKSRNSTLSAINSKFFQGLMPPNWYLTIDNWFSIYKFDEDVMYTLFKYCHDNNTFHKSYIEAVANSWYRRGIQNFFDLEKYFEEMTHVRGIKGTIIKKLRLRRALTEYEHEYVEKWVLDYKYNIDVIEIALKKTVGKTNPDFKFLNSLLTKWHDLGLVSAEEIISYENSIKSQGQAAKTTQKPKDSQRNNFDQRQYDDDYFDNFFTNTHKTS; translated from the coding sequence ATGTATTTTGAGGATTTTAAGCCATTGTTATATTCTGACACGTCTGTGCCAGATATTTTTATTAGCCAGTATATGCCTTCTATGGATAGCAACAGTGTTAAGGTTTATTTGTATATGCTTTTTTTATGCAAACACAACAAAAAAGCCACAACAGATGAAATTGCAAAAACCTTAAACTTGACTAATGATGAAGTAAAGGCGTCCCTTACTAGCCTTGATAATCTTGAAGTTATTTCTTGGATAGAAGATAAGATTCAGATATTAGACTTGAAGGATGCTGAAGTAAAACGTATATATAAACTTAAATCTGTATCTTCTCCTGAACAGGCAAATGAAAACTTTGAAAAGAACAAAAGCAGGAATAGCACTCTTTCCGCTATAAATTCAAAGTTTTTTCAAGGTCTTATGCCTCCAAACTGGTACTTAACTATAGACAATTGGTTTTCTATCTATAAATTTGATGAAGATGTAATGTATACATTATTTAAATATTGCCATGATAATAACACATTTCACAAGAGTTATATTGAGGCTGTAGCAAATAGCTGGTATCGACGCGGAATTCAAAATTTCTTTGATTTAGAAAAGTATTTTGAAGAAATGACACATGTTCGTGGTATAAAGGGGACAATTATTAAAAAGCTGAGATTAAGAAGAGCATTGACTGAATACGAACATGAATACGTTGAAAAATGGGTTCTTGATTATAAGTATAATATCGACGTTATTGAGATAGCTCTTAAAAAGACAGTTGGAAAAACTAATCCAGACTTCAAGTTTTTAAACAGCCTTTTGACCAAATGGCATGACTTAGGTTTAGTTTCAGCTGAAGAAATAATTAGCTATGAAAATAGTATTAAATCTCAAGGGCAAGCAGCAAAAACAACTCAAAAACCTAAGGATTCACAAAGAAATAATTTTGATCAACGTCAATATGATGATGATTATTTTGATAATTTTTTTACCAATACCCACAAAACGTCTTAA